One part of the Parambassis ranga chromosome 8, fParRan2.1, whole genome shotgun sequence genome encodes these proteins:
- the gpatch8 gene encoding G patch domain-containing protein 8 isoform X3 has protein sequence MGMGRMEMELDYAEDATEKRRALEVEKEDTEELRQKYKDQMEKEKAIAKALEDLRANFYCELCDKQYTKHQEFDNHINSYDHAHKQRLKELKQREFARNVSSRSRKDGKKQEKMLRRLHELAEQRKQQDRTPGSGPMFKTTTVAVDGEKVEEGPENLIPETPVVTDSILEASLTDKSDQASPKPGPTFSFSLGKRSSSSPTPSCASKVSVSFSFAKKTPVKLETAAAVFADHGEEAMEEEESQEGEKTGGQEETSGCSTDSPKAASVVGEGGEGGIITGTEEVQQPDDGGSLASTLNKLKMMMKKEEGYTGQEPQYYHYVPPAHCRVKPHFQFLLFMKATEQCQSKEEEEEEEDEEEVQEEKKTEESPEQTESNMAECKTENEQGNLMLTTDPEPAPSSPKVTTEEDAPSCAIDTAPTAPVSPPQGAENTQDAVDSNTGPKIPTGPFFIVLSKDESTTLQWPSELLEFTKAQPSLSYSCNPLYFDFKLSRNKGVRGGKAAKSPKPGEDIDDKGQEGAASTDVDMVTKPASSTDKDKPVMMADPGQTQTDEQKTTTNSSSAKKKKKKKKHKKSAKHLKRKGKEKGAAEDAEGETEATQEKPKKKKKHKRKKSKNKAADQEEAAGDEKEKVKPKPEDKAAASSVQPGGGGATGNTGAESGKRKRAAKEVPCKSGAEEGGTGKGTDKANSTEEHSSTKRQKTESTASQSASCSTSAQKTPGPGRPPSSESEEEGGSNTQRSRHHRSSPREQRRHRSEESGRSCSRSSRRGDRRGSSRRRHRGQNSRSRSYSSSSERSSAGSSAYSHRSRSYSDSYSDYSTEGRRRRHSKRSSDSDYERRGSRSRRRSRRHQYSSSSSEDSRSRSRSYSRRKRHRRHHRSSSRSSSSWSRSTSARSWRRSYSRSYSSASRSSSSNKGSPHRRGGARSRGDSDIHRRDFNRSRIYRSQSPRSSSSRGLNRSTHSSSSLLPRPGGSRDAGEQKNMLTARQLLEKVQSKKSSDDSATGTKSGIKIKDPPQGYFGPKLPPTLGSKAMLPLFGKLQAGKKPIIPLTRPDEGEKSGSGKGSVAEVEDILVEPIREFPPPPPPPAPPAQKVEEAPQTAVVQEETQHPNTEDQVNQEPQPLFEQDPSMMMPQYQTESGQDPSQNPMMEPLMSEMQQQAPMHAYSAYAPPTLEEDGMEAEDDGLAPLESQPITFTPEEMEKYSKLQQAAQQHIQQQLLAKQVKTFPSAAAAAAAAAAAVNLAPAPPPPALQQIHIQQPTVSVASGTSITTVQHAILQHHAATAAAIGIHPAHPHHPHPAHAQLAQVHHIPQHHLTPISLSPLGPSLGHSLGHSLGHAGLIPAHPTAFLSGQPIHIIPASALHHTPLALHHVPHTALYPTLFTPRPSQAAAAAALQLHPLLHPIFSGQELQHPPNHGS, from the exons ATGGGGATGGGACGGATGGAGATGGAG CTTGACTATGCTGAGGACGCcacagagaagaggagagcaCTCGAAGTGGAGAAAGAGGATACAGAAGAACTGCGACAAAAATACAAG GACCAGATGGAAAAGGAGAAAGCCATCGCAAAGGCTCTGGAAGACCTGAGAGCTAATTTCTACTGTGAGCTTTGTGACAAACAGTACACCAAACACCAGGAGTTTGACAACCACATAAACTCTTATGACCACGCTCACAAGCAG AGACTTAAAgagctgaagcagagagagtttGCTCGTAATGTCTCTTCTCGTTCCCGGAAAGATGgaaagaagcaagaaaagatgTTGCGTCGATTGCATGAGCTGGCTGAGCAGAGAAAACAGCAAGACCG tACTCCTGGAAGTGGACCTATGTTCAAAACGACCACAGTGGCTGTGGATGGAGAGAAAGTTGAAGAAGGTCCTGAAAACCTGATACCTGAAACCCCAGTAGTGACAGACAGCATCCTGGAAGCATCACTAACAGATAAAAGTGACCAAGCCTCCCCAAAGCCTGGCCCAACCTTTAGCTTTTCCTTGGGGAAGCGCTCCTCCTCATCCCCAACACCCAGTTGTGCATCCAAAGTCAGTGTGTCTTTCTCCTTTGCCAAGAAAACCCCGGTAAAGTTGGAGACAGCCGCTGCTGTGTTTGCTGATCATGGTGAGGAGGctatggaggaagaggagagtcAGGAGGGAGAAAAGACTGGAGGACAAGAGGAGACATCCGGCTGCAGCACAGATAGTCCAAAGGCAGCTTCTGTAgtaggtgaaggaggagaaggaggcatTATAACAGGGACAGAAGAGGTACAGCAGCCTGATGACGGAGGCTCCCTAGCCTCCACTCTCAACAaactgaagatgatgatgaaaaaagaggaaggatACACTGGACAGGAGCCTCAGTACTACCACTATGTGCCTCCAGCTCATTGTCGGGTAAAGCCTCACTTCCAGTTTTTGTTGTTCATGAAGGCCACTGAACAGTGTcagagcaaagaagaagaagaagaagaagaagacgaagaagaggtacaggaggagaaaaagaccGAAGAAAGTCCTGAACAGACAGAGTCCAATATGGCAGAGTGCAAGACAGAAAACGAACAGGGTAATCTCATGTTAACCACTGACCCTGAGCCAGCTCCTTCATCACCTAAAGTAACGACAGAGGAGGATGCACCCTCATGTGCAATAGACACAGCTCCCACTGCACCAGTTTCACCCCCTCAaggagcagagaacacacaAGATGCTGTGGATTCAAACACTGGTCCTAAAATCCCCACTGGTCCCTTCTTTATAGTCCTGAGCAAAGATGAGAGCACCACCCTGCAGTGGCCCTCTGAACTCCTTGAATTTACAAAAGCTCAGCCTTCCCTGTCTTACAGCTGTAATCCTCTCTATTTTGACTTCAAGCTGTCCCGTAACAAAGGAGTGCGTGGTGGGAAAGCAGCAAAGTCTCCAAAGCCTGGCGAAGACATTGATGACAAGGGACAGGAGGGAGCTGCTTCAACTGATGTAGATATGGTCACTAAACCTGCCTCCAGCACTGACAAAGACAAGCCAGTTATGATGGCAGACCCTGGCCAAACACAAACTGATGAGCAAAAAACTACGACTAACAGCAGTagtgcaaagaaaaagaagaagaagaaaaagcacaaAAAGTCTGCGAAGCACTTGAAACGCAAAGGAAAGGAAAAGGGAGCAGCAGAAGATGCAGAGGGTGAGACTGAGGCGACACAAGAAAAGcccaaaaagaagaaaaaacacaaacgcAAGAAAAGCAAGAACAAGGCTGCAGatcaggaggaggcagcaggtgATGAAAAGGAGAAGGTTAAACCAAAGCCAGAAGATAAAGCAGCTGCCTCCTCTGTTCAGCCTGGAGGGGGAGGAGCCACTGGAAACACAGGAGCAGAATCGGGGAAGAGGAAACGTGCCGCTAAGGAAGTGCCTTGCAAGTctggagcagaggaaggaggaacCGGAAAAGGTACTGACAAGGCCAACTCCACAGAGGAGCACAGTAGCACCAAGAGACAAAAGACTGAATCCACTGCATCTCAAAGTGCCTCCTGCTCCACATCTGCTCAAAAGACTCCTGGTCCTGGTAGACCACCCAGCAGTGAGAGTGAGGAAGAAGGTGGTTCTAATACCCAGCGCTCACGTCATCACAGGTCAAGCCCTCGGGAACAGCGACGTCACCGTAGTGAAGAATCGGGGCGTTCCTGCAGCCGTTCATCAAGACGTGGGGACAGACGGGGCAGCAGTCGGAGGCGCCATCGTGGCCAGAATTCACGTAGTCGCTCTTACTCCAGCAGCTCTGAGCGCTCCTCAGCAGGCAGCAGCGCCTATAGCCACCGTAGCCGCAGCTACTCTGACAGCTACAGTGACTACAGTACGGAAGGTCGCAGGCGAAGGCACTCCAAACGTTCATCAGACTCTGACTATGAGCGGAGGGGCAGCCGAAGTCGTAGACGATCAAGAAGACATCaatactcctcttcctcctcagaagACTCTCGCTCACGTTCACGCAGCTACAGTCGCAGGAAGCGGCATCGACGGCATCATCGGAGCAGTTCaaggagctccagcagctggagcCGCAGTACAAGTGCAAGATCATGGAGGCGCAGCTACAGCCGTAGCTACAGCTCTGCCAGCCGCTCTTCCAGCTCAAACAAAGGCTCCCCTCACAGACGAGGAGGTGCCAGAAGTCGAGGCGACAGTGACATACATCGCAGAGACTTCAATCGATCTCGCATCTACCGCTCCCAATCTCCACGTTCATCTTCATCACGAGGCCTTAACCGCAGCACCCATTCATCCAGCTCTCTGCTTCCAAGGCCAGGAGGATCCCGAGATGCAGGggaacagaaaaacatgcttACCGCACGCCAACTGCTGGAGAAGGTTCAGTCTAAGAAAAGTTCGGATGATTCTGCCACAGGAACAAAGTCTGGGATTAAAATAAAAGACCCACCGCAAGGATATTTTGGTCCCAAACTACCTCCAACCCTGGGAAGTAAAGCCATGCTGCCTCTTTTTGGTAAGCTGCAAGCTGGGAAGAAACCAATAATTCCCCTAACCAGACCTGACGAGGGAGAGAAATCAGGGTCAGGGAAGGGTTCTGTAGCTGAGGTAGAGGATATCCTGGTTGAGCCAATAAGAGAGttccctcctccaccaccacctccagctccacctgccCAGAAGGTTGAAGAAGCTCCACAGACCGCAGTGGTGCAGGAGGAGACACAGCACCCCAACACAGAAGACCAGGTGAACCAAGAACCTCAGCCATTGTTTGAACAGGACCCTTCTATGATGATGCCTCAGTACCAGACAGAATCAGGACAGGATCCTTCCCAGAACCCCATGATGGAGCCCCTCATGAGTGAAATGCAGCAGCAGGCACCGATGCATGCCTACTCTGCTTACGCACCACCCACCTTGGAGGAGGATGGTATGGAGGCAGAGGATGATGGACTTGCTCCTTTGGAGAGTCAGCCCATTACTTTCACAccagaggagatggagaagtaCAGCAAGCTCCAACAGGCCGCCCAGCAGcacattcagcagcagcttttggCCAAGCAGGTGAAGACCTTcccctcagctgctgcagctgcagccgctgctgctgcagccgtcAACTTGGccccagctccacctccaccagccCTGCAGCAGATCCACATTCAGCAGCCAACTGTGTCAGTAGCTTCTGGCACGTCAATCACCACAGTGCAGCATGCCATCCTGCAGCACCATGCAGCAACTGCTGCAGCAATTGGCATCCACCCGGCGCATCCCCATCACCCACACCCTGCACATGCACAGTTGGCCCAAGTACATCACATTCCCCAGCACCACCTTACCCCCATCTCTTTGTCTCCTTTGGGCCCCTCACTGGGCCATTCTCTGGGACACTCACTGGGACATGCTGGGCTGATTCCTGCCCATCCGACAGCCTTCCTCTCTGGTCAGCCCATACATATTATCCCTGCATCTGCACTTCACCACACCCCATTAGCCCTCCACCATGttccacacacagctctctaCCCCACACTCTTCACACCCCGTCCCTCtcaagctgctgcagcagcagctttacagCTCCACCCACTCCTTCACCCAATATTCTCAGGGCAGGAGCTCCAGCACCCACCTAACCATGGCTCATGA